Proteins from one Psilocybe cubensis strain MGC-MH-2018 chromosome 11, whole genome shotgun sequence genomic window:
- a CDS encoding Werner syndrome ATP-dependent helicase-like protein (Werner syndrome ATP-dependent helicase homolog) gives MDLESSYPQQSTRLGGPLLSHVSERTFDVPMPSQPREKEVHTLFNVTTPAHFHESGSATPYPVDLISRPRKRGRPLGSKSKSRAVGEDTDSSAHRRPVGRPKGSGTKAQQTPVVKKAVGRPRKSKPQISIEFGRVTIPGTFQPSRPPSGLPFPLHRGNSMPNLSGGSPLVSVDPSTRQTLPNPLFAQNPVLPNVSEPTSLSTIEIIPDEDPQRPVELADEDQDEDEETGMSGEGIGVDVGFEENQDEKGDELDPVDENVEDSEYQENTGRRIRHARPVWLLEAFEAKVLESAPEKRDKHGLPPLYSKNCSFWFPRPAIYFILQRNKPSPHELWDIRFYLWDPQALFKRIPCPICKSTLQRHANISYPRRCIDIDSEFYLIGYRYRCSVCTHPKSGKHTVTFNSWDSRILSALPQDLAAEFPAILSHRSAISKRLFQYVRSSFQNGLGAKQISDTIRVHHLLKYDELHLQYLNQLAGRKLDKWREEKYMSFPRFDDISPHGRHGFTPSAQWIRNMYDRFIMEHIHDFNQHMSMLSAEICALDHSHKITKHIAKVNGEEIFTGLLTVTNERGEIRSCSLVATKSHSQYQLALKQMLHSLKMYGHSEPKLAFTDNVASDKAFLEDAWPSLRESVVPVEKYPDLEPLAVPTPPIAIFVKSTASAIDAAMASILDDLDPSHPDKKIVIGFDSEWNVEVSSNGHILHRGQTAIIQIAYKSSIYILQIGDMLAGGTLPSQLRILLENPNIVKAGRLVEADLKHLQTASQSPKPFVGALDLAKYAKDKMVISSARCSLADLCALVLGKRLNKNVPERISSAWENEILTRDQLAYAACDAYACICIYNKLSTLETPQVLPSQFNAGIPVLLFNTDKASVIARGKISSHKDDRQLDGINITTTRTAVDIEEVFVPGALISSHRNCSLASFGTPPFTLVCLRSHLKTFSPTFWTHHSSQSDSSSRAQTSPMSLDQSSNQDLLTASLAELDDNDLSLDATFDDDSIPSIGNLVVENHRPTSAPPITTDHPRNIDPESASLGQQVLDQYPNTWDSTIRSRVLKDVFHVFNMFHISSTHGLRAEFARQLRDAIFIPDGEDRAKISAWGAMQTPPLTFEQIQKLRPRWLWKRCKRIIPPADILHGLLKKVFETFGPLKDATTGAPLFNFNDWKTSGHILDLTRRGFISDPPGIPLYAAIGIDSAAPSLTIYRCFRGTNMTEGGVHTHLRSHLPSSGASVQHVYSCLADFTLHHNLVVGTFNSTGQKYRSHFSIWLTNSIQERLSFLHDVLINPVEITGWVNGNLYIPTTETLGILPIPTSIRIATGMSEFIPSIDKKQRHAFLAQMQHTRKPILPIHNDIEKQLFRDLMQANPDYNSLTSGPIWKKAVKVWNHYADINSEISYKLIEQLKSYYAHWKTNLNVKESLFTTYDIRKPLAAILSNPSRSVTAPRVPEKTLKPLSVDDGLLPTSVSVGTFNTNRSEVHGNNKDTPVHDDQQTPLQSANSDLLLPHSTTRKTFTTATNLAVHNRVNREALSEKRIRENGLVPVQNAAPHNVRVANGSSIATTVVVIVEMSNAKVGTPSDLTSLVMWDG, from the exons ATGGATTTGGAATCTTCGTATCCACAGCAATCAACGAGACTAGGCGGCCCATT ATTGTCGCATGTCTCCGAACGTACATTTGACGTTCCCATGCCCAGTCAACCGAGGGAAAAAGAAG TTCATACGTTATTCAATGTAACGACACCTGCGCATTTCCACGAGTCCGGATCAGCTACCCCATATCCCGTGGACTTGATTTCACGTCCTCGAAAGCGTGGGCGACCGCTGGGAAGCAAGAGTAAATCCAGAGCAGTGGGAGAAGACACAGATTCTTCTGCTCATCGCCGCCCCGTAGGCAGGCCGAAAGGTTCTGGCACAAAAGCACAACAAACACCTGTTGTAAAGAAAGCTGTTGGGCGGCCACGGAAAAGTAAGCCTCAGATTTCAATAGAATTCGGCCGTGTG ACCATTCCAGGCACTTTTCAGCCTTCACGCCCGCCATCGGGacttccttttcctcttcatcgagGAAATTCAATGCCAAATTTGTCCGGTGGATCACCTCTCGTATCGGTGGACCCATCAACTCGCCAAACACTCCCCAACCCTCTTTTCGCTCAAAATCCTGTGCTACCAAATGTCTCCGAACCCACATCGTTGTCAACAATTGAAATTATTCCGGATGAAGATCCCCAGAGACCGGTTGAACTAGCCGATGAAGACcaggacgaagatgaagaaactgGAATGTCGGGCGAGGGAATTGGTGTAGATGTTGGGTTTGAGGAGAATCAGGATGAAAAGGGTGATGAGCTGGATCCAGTTGATGAGAATGTTGAGGACAGTGAGTACCAAGAAAATACAGGTAGGCGCATCCGTCATGCGCGTCCTGTTTGGCTTCTCGAGGCTTTCGAAGCCAAAGTTTTGGAATCTGCGCCCGAAAAACGAGACAAGCATGGCCTTCCCCCCTTGTATTCCAAAAACTGTTCATTTTGGTTTCCTAGACCAGCAATATATTTCATTCTTCAACGCAACAAACCGTCTCCCCATGAGCTGTGGGATATCCGCTTTTATTTGTGGGACCCTCAAGCATTATTCAAACGCATTCCCTGTCCAATTTGCAAGTCAACACTACAACGTCACGCAAATATATCATATCCTCGCCGATGCATTGATATTGATTCCGAATTCTATCTTATTGGATATCGCTATCGTTGCAGTGTCTGCACTCATCCAAAGTCTGGAAAGCACACTGTGACCTTTAATAGCTGGGATAGCCGCATTCTCTCGGCACTTCCACAAGATTTGGCTGCTGAATTCCCCGCCATTCTTAGTCATCGTAGTGCGATATCCAAACGGCTTTTTCAGTATGTAAGGTCGTCGTTCCAGAACGGTTTGGGTGCAAAGCAAATATCGGACACAATTCGAGTGCATCATTTGCTGAAGTATGATGAGCTTCATCTTCAGTATTTGAACCAATTAGCTGGCCGTAAACTGGACAAATGGCGGGAAGAAAAGTATATGTCATTTCCACGTTTTGATGATATCAGTCCTCATGGCAGGCATGGATTTACACCAAGCGCACAATGGATCCGGAACATGTACGACCGATTCATTATGGAGCATATCCATGATTTCAACCAGCATATGTCTATGCTTAGTGCAGAAATTTGTGCACTCGATCATAGCCACAAG ATCACAAAGCATATTGCCAAGGTCAATGGCGAAGAAATATTTACGGGATTGCTTACGGTCACCAATGAAAGGGGCGAGATCCGGTCATGTAGCCTTGTTGCAACAAAGTCACATTCTCAATACCAGCTCGCACTCAAGCAAATGCTTCACTCACTCAAGATGTATGGTCATTCCGAACCCAAGCTTGCATTTACAGATAACGTTGCCAGTGACAAGGCATTCCTTGAAGATGCCTGGCCGTCTCTTCGAGAGTCTGTGGTACCAGTTGAAAAGTATCCAGATCTTGAACCACTTGCCGTACCGACACCGCCTATTGCTATTTTTGTAAAAAGCACAGCGTCTGCCATAGACGCTGCCATGGCCTCTATTCTTGATGATCTTGATCCAAGTCATCCTGACAAAAAAATCGTGATAGGGTTTGATTCCGAGTGGAATGTTGAAGTATCATCTAATGGCCATATTCTGCATCGAGGACAAACAGCTATTATTCAAATAGCATATAAATCATCCATATACATTCTTCAG ATTGGTGATATGTTAGCAGGCGGTACACTTCCAAGTCAGCTTAGGATTTTATTGGAAAATCCAAATATTGTGAAAGCTGGACGGCTTGTTGAAGCCGATTTAAAGCATCTTCAAACTGCTTCCCAGTCACCCAAACCTTTTGTTGGCGCTCTTGACCTTGCCAAATATGCAAAAGACAAAATGGTAATATCTTCCGCACGATGCAGTTTGGCTGATCTATGTGCATTGGTTTTGGGAAAACGATTAAACAAAAACGTTCCCGAGCGCATTAGCAGTGCTTGGGAAAATGAAATCCTTACTCGCGATCAACTCGCCTATGCAGCCTGTGATGCATATGCTTGTATATGCATTTACAACAAACTTTCGACTCTTGAAACACCGcaagttcttccttctcAATTTAATGCAGGCATTCCTGTTCTCTTATTCAACACCGACAAGGCATCTGTGATTGCTCGAGGAAAAATTTCATCCCACAAAGATGATAGGCAACTCGATGGCATCAATATTACTACTACAAGAACTGCTGTCGACATTGAAGAAGTATTTGTCCCTGGTGCACTAATCAGCAGTCATCGGAACTGTTCACTTGCATCATTTGGGACACCACCATTTACTCTTGTCTGTTTACGAAGTCATTTAAAGACCTTTTCGCCAACATTTTGGACACATCATTCAAGTCAGTCGGACTCGTCTTCTAGAGCTCAAACAAGCCCTATGTCTCTAGATCAGTCATCCAATCAGGATCTATTGACTGCCAGCTTGGCAGAGTTGGATGATAACGACCTCTCACTTGATGCAacttttgatgatgattcaaTTCCTTCAATCGGAAATCTTGTTGTTGAAAATCATCGGCCTACTAGTGCACCTCCTATAACCACAGACCATCCTCGCAATATTGACCCAGAAAGTGCATCGTTAGGCCAACAAGTACTGGACCAGTATCCAAATACCTGGGACAGTACAATTCGGAGCCGGGTCCTCAAAGACGTTTTCCATGTTTTCAACATGTTTCATATCTCCTCAACACATGGTTTACGTGCAGAGTTTGCCCGACAGCTTCGGGATGCAATATTTATTCCTGACGGTGAAGACCGTGCCAAAATTAGTGCATGGGGCGCAATGCAAACACCACCATTGACTTTTGAGCAAATCCAAAAGCTTCGTCCACGCTGGTTATGGAAACGATGTAAACGAATCATTCCACCAGCTGACATACTGCATGGATTGCTAAAGAAGGTTTTTGAAACTTTTGGCCCCCTCAAAGATGCTACAACAGGTGCTCCTTTGTTTAACTTTAATGATTGGAAGACCTCGGGCCATATTCTTGATTTGACACGACGCGGTTTTATATCTGATCCACCCGGAATTCCTCTCTATGCGGCAATAGGGATTGATAGTGCAGCACCAAGTCTCACTATCTATCGATGTTTTCGTGGAACAAACATGACAGAGGGTGGAGTACATACTCATCTTAGATCACATCTTCCATCGTCGGGTGCATCAGTGCAACATGTTTACTCATGCCTTGCTGATTTCACTCTGCACCACAACCTTGTG GTTGGAACATTCAATAGCACTGGACAAAAGTATCGCAGCCATTTCTCAATCTGGTTAACCAACAGCATTCAGGAGCGATTGTCATTTCTTCACGATGTTCTAATAAATCCCGTGGAAATTACTGGATGGGTTAACGGAAACCTATACATTCCTACCACCGAAACGTTAGGCATTCTTCCGATTCCAACCAGCATTCGCATTGCAACTGGGATGTCTGAATTTATTCCTAGCATTGACAAAAAGCAACGTCATGCTTTTCTAGCTCAAATGCAACACACACGAAAGCCCATTCTTCCGATTCATAACGACATTGAAAAGCAGCTTTTCCGAGATCTTATGCAAGCCAATCCCGACTACAACTCTCTGACATCCGGCCCAATCTGGAAAAAGGCCGTGAAGGTCTGGAATCACTACGCTGATATCAATTCAGAGATATCATACAAG TTAATTGAACAATTAAAATCGTACTATGCACATTGGAAAACAAACCTCAATGTTAAAGAGTCTCTTTTTACAACATATGACATTCGGAAACCATTGGCAGCAATCCTTAGCAACCCATCTCGCTCAGTAACGGCACCCCGTGTACCAGAGAAAACTCTGAAACCACTGAGTGTCGATGACGGACTTCTTCCAACGTCCGTTTCTGTTGGAACCTTTAATACAAATCGTTCAGAGGTGCATGGTAACAACAAAGACACACCTGTACACGATGACCAACAGACACCGTTGCAAAGTGCAAATTCCGACCTTTTGCTGCCCCACTCAACAACTCGAAAAACCTTTACTACCGCGACAAATCTTGCAGTACACAATCGTGTAAATCGCGAAGCACTGTCTGAGAAACGT ATAAGGGAAAACGGCCTCGTACCTGTGCAAAATGCGGCTCCACACAATGTTCGGGTCGCCAACGGGTCAAGCATTGCCACAACCGTTGTCGTGATTGTGGAAATGTCAAATGCAAAGGTCGGTACACCAAGCGACCTGACAAGCCTTGTTATGTGGGATGGGTAG